In Candidatus Margulisiibacteriota bacterium, the genomic stretch CCTTGCGCTGGTGCATTCAAGGTACAGCACCAACACTTTTCCATCCTGGGAGCTTGCCCAGCCGTTCAGGTATCTGGCGCACAACGGCGAGATAAACACCCTGCGAGGCAACATGAACTGGATGAATGCCAGGGAAAAACTTTTTGAAAGCCCTGCCTTTGGCAGTAACATAAAAAAGGTCCTTCCGGTTATCGTTCCGGACGGCAGCGATTCGCAGGCGCTTGATAATGTAATGGAGCTTTTGGTCTTGGCCGGCAGGCCTCTTGCAAATGCGATGATGCTTTTGATACCCCCTGTGTGGCAGAAGAACAGCCTTATGGACAAAAAGCACAGGGAGATGTTCGAGTTCAACTCCTGTCTTATGGAAGCCTGGGACGGCCCCGCGGCAGTGTGTTTTACCGACGGGACAACCGTGGGCGGGATGCTGGACCGCAACGGCCTGCGGCCCTGCAGGTATATTATCACCAACGACGGCCTTGTCGTAATGGCCTCCGAGACAGGAGTCCTGGACATTGACCCCGCAGACATCAAGGAATCCGGCAGGCTGTCTCCGGGAAAGATGTTCCTCGTTGATACTTCTAAGGCAAAGATACTGCAGGACAGGCAGATCAAGGACCTGGCCTCAAGCCGCAAGCCTTACGGAAAATGGCTTTTAGAAAATGTCATTGACCTGGAAGAGCTGGCAAAAAGCGCCAAGCCGCCAAAAGACGGCGGAATAGACATGCCGGGCACAGAGGCCCTTCAAGAAACTTCCGGATACAGCTCGGAAGACCTGAAATTCATACTTTTGCCGATGGCAGAAAAAGGACAGGAGCCGATAGGCTCAATGGGCAACGATTGTCCCATAGCTGTCCTGTCAAAAAAGCCTCAGCTGCTGTTTAATTATTTCAAGCAGCTGTTCGCGCAGGTAACCAATCCGCCGATAGACCCTATAAGAGAGGACCTGGTCATGTCTCTGGAGACCCTGGCCGGTCCGGAACAGAATCTTTTGGGGGAAAGCCCTCAGCAGTGCAGAAAACTGAGGATAAAACATCCGGTCCTAAGCCTTGAAGACATGGAAGCCGTAAAGGCCTTGGATTTAAAAGGTTTAAGGGCAAAAGTCGTCACGACTTTGTTCGATGCTTCAAAAGGAGAAAAGGGATTTGCCGAAGCGCTTGGGAATATCTGTAACCTTGCCGCAGAGGCGGTACAAGAGGGATTTACATTCATTATCCTCAGCGATAAAGGAATTTGTAAGGACAGGGCAGCCCTTCCTTCGCTGCTAGCCTGTGCAGCGGTCCATCATCATCTTATAAGTAAAGGCCTGAGGACAAGGGCCGGTTTGATAGTGGAAAGCGCAGAGCCAAGGGAGGTCATGCATTTTTCGCTCCTGTTCGGCTACGGGGCCGAGGCTGTGTGTCCGTATCTTGCCTACGCTTCTTTGGAAAAACTTGCCACGGACAAAGAACTTGAACTGTCCAAAGAAGAAGCAAAGAAGAACTATGTAAAGGCCGTTGAAAAAGGCGTGCTAAAGGTGCTTTCTAAGATGGGGATCTCTCTATTGCAGAGCTACCGGGGAGCCCAGATCTTTGAGGCTCTCGGCATAAAAAAACAGGTGGTGGACAGATACTTTTCCGGTACGGTCTCAAGAATAGAAGGGGCAGGCCTTCCAGAGCTGGCAAAAGAAACGCTGGACAGGCACCGCAGCGCTTTTGATAGAAATGATGCCTTAAGACCGCTTGAAGCGGGAGGGATATATCAGTGGAGACGGCAGGGGGAACATCATCTATGGAACCCTGATACAATCAGCTTGTTCCAGCAGGCAGCAAGGGAGAACGATCCCATAAAATTTGCAGCCTTTGCCCGTCTGATAGACGACCAGAAGGGGCGCAATACAACTCTAAGGAGCCTCCTAAAGTTCAAAAAGACCTCTCCCGTACCTATAGAAGAGGTTGAGAGCGCCGACCTTATCGTCAAAAGGTTCGTGACCGGGGCCATGAGCTTTGGCTCTATCAGCAAAGAAGCCCACGAAGCCCTTGCGGTGGCGATGAACCAGATAGGAGCCAGGTCCAACAGCGGAGAAGGCGGAGAAGACCCCGAAAGGTTCAGGGCGCAGAAGAACGGGATCAATTTGAGAAGCTCCATAAAACAGGTCGCATCGGGCAGGTTCGGAGTTAACGGGAATTATCTTGTCAATGCTGATGAACTGCAGATAAAGATCGCCCAGGGGGCAAAGCCGGGCGAGGGAGGACAGCTGCCCGGACACAAGGTCAATGAAACGATCGCCAGAATAAGGCATTCAATTCCCGGAGTTACGCTCATTTCTCCTCCTCCCCATCACGACATCTATTCCATAGAGGACCTGGCGCAATTGATCTTTGACCTAAAGAACGCCAACCCCGCGGCAAGGATAAGCGTTAAACTTGTTTCCGAAACAGGGGTGGGAACTATCGCCGCCGGAGTGGCCAAGGGACATGCCGACATGATACTGATATCCGGAGGGGACGGCGGCACCGGGGCATCCCCCTTAAGTTCCATAAAACACGCAGGGCTTCCCTGGGAACTGGGGCTGTCCGAAACGCATCAGACCCTGGTGCTGAACGACCTCAGAAGCAGGGTCAGGCTACAGACGGACGGGCAGCTGCGCACGGGCCGCGATGTTGTGATAGCCGCCATCCTGGGAGCTGAAGAATTCGGTTTTGCGACTTCGGTCCTTATTGTACTGGGCTGCGTTATGCTGCGCCACTGCCATCTTAACAACTGCTCTTTAGGGATAGCCACGCAGGATGAGCAGTGCCGCAAAAGGTTTTCCGGAAAGCCGCAGTATGTGGTCAACATGATGTACCTGATAGCGGAAAACGCCAGACAGGTGATGGCCTCGCTTGGCATAAAAAAGATAGACGATCTTATCGGCAGGACAGACCTGCTTGAGGCCGATGAAGAGATGACGGACTGGAAGTCAAAAGGGGTTGACCTGTCAAGGATACTGTTTGATCCGCAGATCAGGGACCGTTCAAAGCTGTTCTGCACGCAAAAACAGGACCACGGCATAGACGATACCATCGACGCAAGACTTATCGAAGCGGCGGCGGAGGCTCTTGATAACAGGAAAAAGATCCGTGTGCAGCAGCCTATCTATAACCACAACAGAACAGCGGGAGCGATGCTTAGCAGCAGGGTTTCTTCCAAATACGGAGAAAGCGGACTTGATGATGATACTATCAATGTCAAATTCAAGGGCACGGCCGGACAGAGTTTTGGCGCTTTCCTTGCAAAGGGCATCACTTTTGAGCTGGAAGGCTCAAGCAATGACTATGTCGGAAAAGGCCTTTCCGGGGGAAAAATAATAGTCTATCCGGACAAGGCGGCAAAATTTAAGGCCAAAGACAACATCATTATAGGCAACACGACTTTTTACGGGGCCACTTCGGGCGAAGCCTACATAAGAGGGGTCGCGGGAGAAAGGTTCTGCATAAGGAATTCGGGCATCTTTGCGGTGGCCGAAGGGGTCGGGGACCACGGCTGCGAATATATGACCGGCGGCAGGGTCCTTATTTTGGGAAAGACAGGCAGGAACTTTGCGGCCGGAATGTCAGGCGGGATAGCCTATGTCTATGATGAGGACGGGAAATTCAAAGAACGCTGCAATACCGCCATGGTGGACCTTGAGCGTACCGGCCTCAGGGACGAATCCACCGTCAAATACCTTTTACAGAACCATCTCAAATATACGGGAAGCGGTCTTGCCGAAAGGATACTGAGTAATTATAAGACAGAGGCCAGAAAACTGGTCAAGGTACTGCCAAAAGAATATAAGGCGGTCCTGGCAGTGAAAGACAACGAGGCCGCCCTAGAGATAGAAGAGGACTCGGAGGGATAGCAATGGGACATCCAAGAGGTTTTTTAACTTTTAAGAGAAGCATCACAGGCTGCAGGGACCCCAAACAAAGGGTGGGGGATTTTTGCGAACTGGCCGATCCAAGGAGCGAGCAGACGGCCATTGAGCAGTCTTCCCGCTGCATGGACTGCGGCACGCCGTTTTGCCACTGGGGCTGTCCCCTGGGAAATCTGATACCCGACTGGAACGATGCCCTCTTCAATAAAAGGTACTCCAAAGCCGCTTCCTCTCTTCTTTTGACCAACTGCCTGCCAGAGGTGACCGGGCGCATCTGTCCGGCGCTTTGCGAATACTCGTGCGTCCTGGGCATAAACGACGAACCGGTCACGATAAAAGAGAATGAACTGACGATCATAGAAAAGGCTTATGAGAAGGGGCTTATCAAGCCGGAGCCGCCAAAGCTAAGGACAGGCAAAAAAGTAGCGGTTGTAGGCTCGGGTCCCGCGGGAATTTCTGCCGCTTACCATCTCAACAGGAGGGGGCACACCGCGGTGGTTTTTGAAAAGGATGACAAAATAGGCGGCATTATGAGGTACGGCATACCGGATTTTAAGCTTGAAAAAAAAGTGTTGGACAGAAGGATATCTCTCATGAGGCAGGAGGGCGTGGAATTTGTTCTTAACACTATGATAGGTAAAGACATTTCTGCCGGGCAGCTGCTTAAGGAATATGATGCCGTCTGCCTTGCCGGCGGCTCGCGCCACCCCAGGGACCTCAAGGCAGAAGGAAGGGACCTTAAGGGCATCCATTTTGCGATGGAATATCTTGTCCAGTCCAACAAAAGAGTGGCGGGGCAGACCATCCCGGAAGATACATTGATAGATGCAAAGGGCAAAAGAGTGGTGGTGATAGGGGGAGGGGATACAGGCTCAGATTGTGTAGGTGTTGCCAACAGACAGGGAGCCCTCAGCGTTAAACAGATAGAGATAATGGAAAAGCCTTCAACCTGCAGACCGAGCCATCAGCCGTGGCCTATGTACCCGAATATATTCAGGTCCTCCACCAGCCACGAAGAGGGCTGCCAGAGGCACTGGCAGGTTTCTACAGAAAAGTTCATCGGCGACAACGGAAGGGTCTGCAAGCTCATCTCAAAAAAAGAGGGCGCGGCATTTGAAATAGAGGCGGACCTTGTGCTTTTGGCACTTGGATTTTTGCATCCCGAGCAGAAAGGGCCCGCTGCGCAACTGGGCCTTGAACTTGACGCGCGCAAGAACATAAAGACCGACAGCGACTACATGACCTCTAAAAGGGGAGTTTTTTGTGCTGGAGATATGAGAAGAGGTCAATCCCTTATTGTGTGGGCGCTATCCGAAGGAGCTCAGGCGGCGATTTCTATTGACAGCTATCTGAGGGGATCGCAAGCGACCCGACCTTAAAAGGCCCGCCTGCCAAGCCTTCCCGGCTCGGCGGGATGGCGGGCAGGTCGGCTCCATTGGAAGGCAAAACCGGAGCCGAACCTTCAGGTTCGGGATAAAAAGGAGACCTATGTCTCTGCAAAAAGGCAGCACGGGAATAAAAGGG encodes the following:
- the gltB gene encoding glutamate synthase large subunit; its protein translation is MDKMREEFEKKGLYSRSFEKDSCGVGFVCDSKGRKTRDTVLKAIEVLKRLRHRGAVGADPRTGDGAGITVQLPYEFYKREAEKLAIKVPGEGKFAAGVVFLPPETSERKNCQLLAEKVLKEEGLEFLGWRDIPVNQESIGETAKSTMPAFKNLFVGAGSDIDDPGRFEVRLYVARRRIEKETQGKLYFSSLSSRTVCYKGLLMSEQLLDFFPDLSDVLFVSSLALVHSRYSTNTFPSWELAQPFRYLAHNGEINTLRGNMNWMNAREKLFESPAFGSNIKKVLPVIVPDGSDSQALDNVMELLVLAGRPLANAMMLLIPPVWQKNSLMDKKHREMFEFNSCLMEAWDGPAAVCFTDGTTVGGMLDRNGLRPCRYIITNDGLVVMASETGVLDIDPADIKESGRLSPGKMFLVDTSKAKILQDRQIKDLASSRKPYGKWLLENVIDLEELAKSAKPPKDGGIDMPGTEALQETSGYSSEDLKFILLPMAEKGQEPIGSMGNDCPIAVLSKKPQLLFNYFKQLFAQVTNPPIDPIREDLVMSLETLAGPEQNLLGESPQQCRKLRIKHPVLSLEDMEAVKALDLKGLRAKVVTTLFDASKGEKGFAEALGNICNLAAEAVQEGFTFIILSDKGICKDRAALPSLLACAAVHHHLISKGLRTRAGLIVESAEPREVMHFSLLFGYGAEAVCPYLAYASLEKLATDKELELSKEEAKKNYVKAVEKGVLKVLSKMGISLLQSYRGAQIFEALGIKKQVVDRYFSGTVSRIEGAGLPELAKETLDRHRSAFDRNDALRPLEAGGIYQWRRQGEHHLWNPDTISLFQQAARENDPIKFAAFARLIDDQKGRNTTLRSLLKFKKTSPVPIEEVESADLIVKRFVTGAMSFGSISKEAHEALAVAMNQIGARSNSGEGGEDPERFRAQKNGINLRSSIKQVASGRFGVNGNYLVNADELQIKIAQGAKPGEGGQLPGHKVNETIARIRHSIPGVTLISPPPHHDIYSIEDLAQLIFDLKNANPAARISVKLVSETGVGTIAAGVAKGHADMILISGGDGGTGASPLSSIKHAGLPWELGLSETHQTLVLNDLRSRVRLQTDGQLRTGRDVVIAAILGAEEFGFATSVLIVLGCVMLRHCHLNNCSLGIATQDEQCRKRFSGKPQYVVNMMYLIAENARQVMASLGIKKIDDLIGRTDLLEADEEMTDWKSKGVDLSRILFDPQIRDRSKLFCTQKQDHGIDDTIDARLIEAAAEALDNRKKIRVQQPIYNHNRTAGAMLSSRVSSKYGESGLDDDTINVKFKGTAGQSFGAFLAKGITFELEGSSNDYVGKGLSGGKIIVYPDKAAKFKAKDNIIIGNTTFYGATSGEAYIRGVAGERFCIRNSGIFAVAEGVGDHGCEYMTGGRVLILGKTGRNFAAGMSGGIAYVYDEDGKFKERCNTAMVDLERTGLRDESTVKYLLQNHLKYTGSGLAERILSNYKTEARKLVKVLPKEYKAVLAVKDNEAALEIEEDSEG
- a CDS encoding glutamate synthase subunit beta, which produces MGHPRGFLTFKRSITGCRDPKQRVGDFCELADPRSEQTAIEQSSRCMDCGTPFCHWGCPLGNLIPDWNDALFNKRYSKAASSLLLTNCLPEVTGRICPALCEYSCVLGINDEPVTIKENELTIIEKAYEKGLIKPEPPKLRTGKKVAVVGSGPAGISAAYHLNRRGHTAVVFEKDDKIGGIMRYGIPDFKLEKKVLDRRISLMRQEGVEFVLNTMIGKDISAGQLLKEYDAVCLAGGSRHPRDLKAEGRDLKGIHFAMEYLVQSNKRVAGQTIPEDTLIDAKGKRVVVIGGGDTGSDCVGVANRQGALSVKQIEIMEKPSTCRPSHQPWPMYPNIFRSSTSHEEGCQRHWQVSTEKFIGDNGRVCKLISKKEGAAFEIEADLVLLALGFLHPEQKGPAAQLGLELDARKNIKTDSDYMTSKRGVFCAGDMRRGQSLIVWALSEGAQAAISIDSYLRGSQATRP